In Spiroplasma chinense, the DNA window AAAAGTTGGTTTCTTTAGAGATGATATTTCTAAGGATATTTATATTTCAGAAACCAACACTCTTCTTGTAGGCTCAAAAGGTCCAAAATTTTGATGAGAGTGACTAACTTTTAGTTGAAGTTTGTTTTTAAGTTATAGATATGTAAATGCTCTTTATTCAAATAAGCATAAAGATAAATTAACTGAAAACTTAAACATCTTACATGAAGTTATAGCTCAAATTCCTGGTTTTGGTATACAAAAAGAATTTGTAATTAAAGTAATTGATAATCTAATGAAGGTAAAAAAAGCAAAAATTAAGTGATTTAATACAAATCGTGGAGTTATGATTAAATTTAGAAAAACCAATATCAAAAATATTAATCGATCAAGAATAAATTTAAAAAAGTATAAATAAAAACAAAAAAACTGCAATGAATTGCAGTTTTTTTAATAACAATAACGTTCGCTTAAATACACAATTTTATTAGAAACTTCTGAAACTAAATTAGGTCGTTAGTAACTACTTCAAATATATAGTGTTTAGAAAATATTATGTTAATTCGTTGATACTTTTAACTAAACTCTTTTTAAAGAAATTTTAGCTTGTTGTTTTGGTTCATCAATTGAAATTACGTATCCGTCTAATTCTTGACCTACACTTAAGTGATCATTTACATTAGTTACGTATGCGTCTGTAATTTCTGAAATGTGAATTAACCCATTGTACACTTTACCATCAATTGTCACATCACAGAATGCTCCAAAATTAACGATATTTGTAATAGTTACTTTAACGATTTGTCCCATATTTTGCTTCTCCTTTATCATTACTATATATCAAAAAAGTATATAAAGATAGTATTTTGGAAAATTATTTTAAAATAATTTAAATTTTTTATAAAAAAATGACACCTATTTTGCTAGTTAATTGCATTAAAGCCTCTAGAACCAGATTGACTAAATTCTATTCATTTTGTTTCGTTTTTCTTTAATTCTTGTTTGTTTCATGAGTTTTTATCATTTTCTTCTAAAATATAAAAACTAATATCATCAAGAGTTAATCTTTTATGATTTAAATATTCAACTATTTTTTTGTATTTCATTTCAGATTTCTCTCAAAAATTATTCTGAATTTGATTAATTTGATTAATGTGTTGTTTCCAACGTCTTATCAAATTCTCTGCAAGACCCACATAAATTGGTAAGTGATATTGATCATAATCAATTTCACCTACCACTATCATGTAAATTCCTTGGTTTTCATTAGTATAATAACCATTTGCTATAAGCGAGTACTCTATCTTTGTACTATTTTTTATTATTTCTTTTAAATCTTTATTGTCAAACTCTTGTTTTCTTTTTACATTATAAATAATTTTATTATAAGCATATTGGGATAAAACTTTGATATTTGAATAATAAACCTGTAATAAATTATGAGCAGAATTATGGTATTCTTTTGAAACAAACAAAAATACTATTCCCAAAATCACCATTATTACCGAAACGATTATCATTATATTTCAAATAATATTTACACTCCCATTTGTAGAATCAGCTTCAAAAGAAACTTTTTTAAAAATACTAATACCCAAAACTATTAAAAACATAAATGAAAAAAGTGCCAACATCAAGAATATGGATTTTTTTGACTCAATTTTTGCAACCTCTTTATCAACGGCCATTTTTTCTTCTTTTTTCTTTGATACATATTGACTATATTCGTTCACACTGTAAAACTCCGGTTCATCTTGTTCCAAAAATGGATTAATGTCATTAGAGTCTTTGATTGTCAAATATTTAACTCCACCCCTAGGCCCCACTTCTTTGACGTATTTCTTCTTCTTTTCTAAAGCAAAAAAACTTCCTAATTGTTCTTTATTTGTAAAATCTAATGTAAAAAAAGTGTCAATTGAATTAATATCCTCTTCTTTTATTAAATGGTAACTGTTTTTATAAAAATTTTCTATCATGATATACTCCTCTTAATATTTTCAAAAAAATTGATTAAAAATTATATGGATAATTTTTAATCAAAAATTCTTTTCATCCTGGATTAGGACTGTGATCTGGATATATTTCTCAAAAAGCATTTTGACTTTCTTTGTAATTATCTCCAGGTATAAGTTTATTTCTTACTAAATACATAAATACAATAGAAGCACTTCTATTTACCCCTCACAAACAATGGACATAAATCTTTTTAGTTGCTATATTTTTTTCAATTTGTTCTATTGCATCATTTACTGGTCCAACATCCATTGTTTTGAAGTTTGGATAGTCTTCAAACCTGTAGTAAACTGCAGGTTCATTTAAATCTCAAAAGATATCTTGTTTTTGGCTACAAACATTGTAAAATATCTCTTCAGCACAGCTTATTCTTAAATTAGTATCACTTGGTGCACTGTGTCTATCTCCAAGATAAAGGTTTTCTGTTATTTTTCTCATAATTTTACCCTTTCTAAAAGCTCATATAAGTTTATTTTAAACCAAAGAGTAGTTGTTTTGAGGTTTAGTTGTAAATAAACGTCATATGTACTTTAAAAGTGTTGTAAAGTCAATATATAATATATTTGGAGGCTAAATTATGAGAAAAATAAATCTATTATTGGCAATTATCTTATTTATTATGGGTATTGTCCCTGGAGTTATCTATATTTTATTTCACCCATATCACAGCAATATCACTTTAATATTGCTGTTGATTTTCTTTGTAATACCAGGGGTTGTTTATTTATTATGACCTAGTGAAGGTTACTTAAGATAAAATGTAAGAAAAAATCTCTCTAAGAGATTTTTTCTTTAGCATTTTAAATTAATGAGAGTAAACTAATAACATTAAGAGGAAAAAACAATGAATACAGAAATTTACAATAAATTAACCAAAGAAATCGAACAATTATCTGACAAAATTAATAAAGTTTTATTAGAAAATGAGAAATTAAGACAACAAAGTAGAGGGTCTGAAAAACTATCAGCTTTACATACTCAAATTTGAAATACTTTTTTTGGTAAAAATCAAAACTTTAACAATTGATTTGATCTAAACAAGTTAATTGCTACCAATGCTATAAAAGCTTGTCAAACATGTTTAGTAAATGATGTTAAAGTTTATAAAATGGATAAAACCCAAGAACAAGAATATATTAACGCTATAAAAATTGGTCAAAACCAACAGTATTTAGAAAAAATACTTAAAGGTTTTGACCAAGAAAAACAAGACCAAATTACAAATGGTTTAACTTCTAAACCTTTTCATTGTATTATTTGTAAAAATCACAGTTTTGGTCTGGTAAGTTTTTGTCAAGGTTGTGGTGATGTAGTTTGTTCTACTTGTTGTACATATTGATATCACCAACCTAACCTTGCTCAAAAAACAGAATCTGAACAAGAATTAAACCAAGATATTGATAATTTAATCGAAAAGTTAAAAGAGTTAAAAGAAATATTAGACAGTGAGCAAAAACTAGATAAAGAAATAGTTGATAAATGTGAAACAGTATTTATTAATGTATTAAAACTATTAAAAAGAGATAGATATACTGATGAATCTCCTATTCACTTTTATAATAGAGCTTGAGAAACATTTGTTCCTTGTTTAGGTTGTTTTGAAAGTATGCAAAAGACTTATGAAATAAGTCAAAAGGATTGAGAATCAATTGTGGTTTATACAAAAATGAATCATATTCCAATTTATGTACAATTACAAAATTTACAAGCAGTAAAAGATAAAGAAGATTTTTGTAAAATTGTAGGAAATCACTGTTATATTTGTAAGGATTTTCATAACCTAACAAATGATCAAATGTGTGTTGATTGTGACATGAACGTATGTCAAAAATGTTGCTTTGTTAGACAATAAAAAAAAGAGGATTTATATAGTGGGAAAAAATAATTCTACACTTAAACTTGAACATTAACACCAGCAGCAGATGCTGGTGTTTTTCAATTCAAGTTCTTTTGTATTCTTTCGTTATTATATCAATTTATATATCATGATATATGTTTTGTTATATCTTTAATATTCATTTGTTTAGTATTTATATGATTCAAATATTCTCCCTTTAGGCAACCAAAAAAGTATTCTATTTCTCTATTGTCTAACGAATTACCAACTCTTCCCATTGAAGTTTTAGCCCTTACTTTTTTTAATGTTGCTAAAACACTTTTGCTAGAATATTGAGCACCATGATCTGAATGGAAAATAAATTCAGTTCTATTTAAATTGTTAATTGTGTCAATCACCAATTGATTATCGTTTATGGCAGATAATTTTCAAGACTCTATATATTTAGTTTTGTGATTAATTGCAGCAGATAAATAAATATTTCTTTCCTTTAAATTTGCAGGGATGTAGGATACATCTGTTGCAATAATGTTATCTACATCAGGATTATAATTCCTTTTAACTAAATCTTTATAACGAACGTTGGTATTTTTTGATTCAGCTTTTCTTTTTTTTCTCCTTGTTAGAGTAATCAAGCCTCATCTAAACATATAGTGTCTTAAGGTTCTATCAGAAATGTCGACTCCTTGTTCATTTAAAATTACAGCAATTTTTCGACTACCATAAATTTTTTTAGACAAATTAAAAATACTTTCAACTTGTTCTCTTAAATGATCGTACTTATATTTTCTTGTGACTTTAGCTTTGTAATAACTAGTTCTATGAAATTTTAAAATCTTTGGTATTAAATGCTTCCTTAAATGGCAAAAACTATCTAAGGAATTTTTATTTCGTTTATCTCTTTGTTCTTTTATTCAACTTTCTATAATTTCTCTTTTTTCATCTTCATTTAATTCATCGATTATTGATGGAATATCTGAATCATCGCGGCTTTTAGGTCTTCCGCTACCTTTTGTTCTAATTAATGCGTTCATACCTTTATTATCTAATAAAAAGACTTTTGATTTGATAACTCTTTGAATATAACAATTTTTTGTGGTCTTACCTGTTAATTGCTTATATTCATTTACAGCTTTCATCAAACCATCTTCTTTATATATTCCTATAATAAAAATCCATTGATTTATTGTTAAGTTTTTAGACATAAAAAAATTCTACACTTCCTTTCAGATGTGTAGAATTATTTTTTCCCTGTTTATTAATCCTCTATTTTTTTTATAAATTAATTCAATTTAACAATTTTTGATTGCCCTCTTTAAATATATACTTTTTTGCAGAATTTGATAAATCTATCATTTTCCCACCAATAGAATAAATGAATTGAACTTGATTAGTCTTTACCTTCATAACTGAATCTCACATTAAAAATGAAGGTTTTTTTAATGCGTTAAAAGGTGATCTAAAACTATTTTGTAATTTTTTATAAGTTGTTTTAGTTGTTAAAGGAACAACCAATAAAACAGATTCTCCTTTTGAATTATATTTAAAATTTGACAATACAACAGCGGGTCTAGTTTTTAAAAAATCACTATCAAAATCACCATGCTTATTTTTATTTCCGCTAATTAAAACATCCTTAGAAATTGATAAATTATCAAAAATTTTGTTATCATGAATTTTGTTAATCATACTACATCATATTTTCTATATTTCATATTTTTTTTCCTCAAAAAAAATCTCCCGTAAAGGGAGGGCGTGCCGCAATGGGCAAATTGAGGAGTTAACCTCTTCTATTAATATAACATTTATTCACCCAATTTGAAAACAGTTTTCAAATTAAAAAAACATTAATCTTAGCCGTGTTAAGGTTTATTGCATTCACACTCCCCTATTCTTCTCTTTTAAATTATTTGTTTTTTATTTGCATTTTTTTTATTTATTGTTATTATCTCCTTGTATTAATAAAGAGAAAAACAAGTCACTCCTAAGTAACTGGAAATGACTACATTTAATTTATTATTACACAAATAAAATATATGAAAGGAATCCAAATGATATGGAACTTAATTTTTTGTGTCCAAAATGTGGACAAACCATTACAGAAAAAGACTTTGATCAAAGTGAACAAAGTCTAAAACATTTACATGAATTTTTTAATTCAAAAGAAAACATTTATAAAGAAGAATTATCAAAAGAAATAAAAAAATCTTTTGATAAACAAAAACAATTAGAACTAGACTCACTTAAAACAACTATTGAATCTAGTTATATTGAAAAAGTTACAAAACTTGAAAATACAATTCAAAACTTATCACAAGAAAGCGAAAACAAACTTGCCCTTTCAGTTAAAGAAACTGAAAACAAGTATATAAAAATTATCACTGACTTAGAAGCAAGTTTAAAAAACTTACAAACTGAATCTGAAAGTAAAATTTCTTTAACAGAAAAAAATATAGAAGCAAAATATTTACAACAACTAGCTGACTTAAATCAACAAATAGAATTACTTAAATCAGAAAGTACTTCAAAAATTTCAATCGCTCAAAAAGAAGTTGAAAATAAATACATTCAACAAATTAGTGAGTTGACAGCACAATTAGATAAAGTAAAAACTCAAAGTCAAAATGAACTTGAAACATTAGAGTCAAAAATAAAATTAACTAACCAAGAACTTTTAAATTCTAAAAATCTTGAAATTGAAAAACTAAAAAATGAATTAGCATCAATTGAAGATAAAAGTAAACTTGCAAGTAAAGAATTAATTGAAAATTACAGACAAGAATATGAAAACAAACTTGCAATTGCAAATGCAGAAATCACAGAACTTAAAATAAGCAACGCTCAAAACAAAGTTATCCAAAATAAAACTAAAGGAGAAAACTTTGAACATGATGTTGAAGGTGAGTTAAGAAAAGTATTTGTAAATGACATAATTGAAAAAATAAATGATGCAACTAAAAAAGCTGACTTTAGACATACCATAAAAGAAGATGGCCAAGTTATGGGTAAAATAATTTATGAAGTTAAAAATGCGGAATGAAAAAATACTTGAGAAAAAAAACTTACTGAAGATATGGCTAGAGAAGAATCTAAATATGGTATTCTTGTGGCTACAAGTTTCAATGATCAATACAGAGGAATACCTTTTAAAGTATCAGATCAAAACCCAAATATCTTTTTAACTGATGCAGATAGTTTTACATTTGTTGGTAACATTGTGAGAATGTTAATTAGAACAGAAAATAAATTAATTGAAAAATACAAAGATGGAAATCAGTCAGAGAAAATTAAAGAGTTTAACAATTGAAGAGATACAAGTTTTATAGCCTTTTCAAAAATGTTAGAAGATCAATTTAAAAGAATAGAACAAAGCGAAAGTTCAATAACTTTGAAAATTAATGATATCAGAATAGCTAGACAAAAAATTGTAGGACAATGGTTGAAAGTTGTTAAAACATTTATTGAAGGGATGAATATCTAAACATGACAAAAACCGATTGACTATTAAAAATAATACAAGATTATTTTGCAAAAAAAAATAATACAAATTCAATTGCAATTCACGGTGATTGGGGAACTGGTAAAAGTTCTTATATGGACTTATTAAAAAAAGAAATTGCACATTATGTCGAGGACACATTAACATACAAAATAGATCTTTGAAGTCTAGAATTACATGAAGATAATTTTTTATATATGGTTATTGTTGAATTTTTCAAATGTTTATCGATAAACCCCAGTAATGATAAATTAATTAAGAGTATTCCAAAATTTTTACTTTCAACTATTTCGAATATTACTAAAATAGATTTCAATAAGTTTACCGAGAAAAATGATGACAAAATTATTGAAAATTTAAATAGTAAAAATGATTTAGAAAACAATTTTAAAACGATTAGTAAAACTATAGATTCAGGAAATAATAATTATGTTTTTATTTTTGATGAACTTGACAGATGTTCAAAGGAAAATCAAATAAAATTTTTTTCAATACTTTATAATATATTATTTAAACTTAAAAATACAAAAATATTTTTCCTAGTTTCTGCTAATTTCAAAAAAGTATCAAAAATTGATTATGACAAAACATATACTGAAAAATTTTTTGATATAAATATTTCCATTGAAAAACTTGTTGATTTCGATAACACTTTTATTAATGGTGATAAACTAATAACCGATTTCATAAAACATGTTTATAGTGATATTAATGATTTCAGGTTTTTTGAGAAAACTTTAAATTTAATAAAAAGTTTTATTTTAGAAGATGATTTGGATAAGATTTTTTTTCTGCACCTTAGAATTCTAAAATATAAGAATAGAGAAGTTTTTAATGAAATCTGTAATTCTCTAAAAGTAAAATTTTTAAGTAATTTATCTTATATTTGTTCTAAAATTAAATTTGGTTATTTCGATGGTTATTGAGAGGGTTATTCGACTTTTATTGAAGAAGAAAACAAGATAAATGCGAAAGAAATTTTAAAATT includes these proteins:
- a CDS encoding S1 RNA-binding domain-containing protein, translated to MGQIVKVTITNIVNFGAFCDVTIDGKVYNGLIHISEITDAYVTNVNDHLSVGQELDGYVISIDEPKQQAKISLKRV
- a CDS encoding GIY-YIG nuclease family protein, with translation MIENFYKNSYHLIKEEDINSIDTFFTLDFTNKEQLGSFFALEKKKKYVKEVGPRGGVKYLTIKDSNDINPFLEQDEPEFYSVNEYSQYVSKKKEEKMAVDKEVAKIESKKSIFLMLALFSFMFLIVLGISIFKKVSFEADSTNGSVNIIWNIMIIVSVIMVILGIVFLFVSKEYHNSAHNLLQVYYSNIKVLSQYAYNKIIYNVKRKQEFDNKDLKEIIKNSTKIEYSLIANGYYTNENQGIYMIVVGEIDYDQYHLPIYVGLAENLIRRWKQHINQINQIQNNFWEKSEMKYKKIVEYLNHKRLTLDDISFYILEENDKNSWNKQELKKNETKWIEFSQSGSRGFNAIN
- a CDS encoding dual specificity protein phosphatase family protein — protein: MRKITENLYLGDRHSAPSDTNLRISCAEEIFYNVCSQKQDIFWDLNEPAVYYRFEDYPNFKTMDVGPVNDAIEQIEKNIATKKIYVHCLWGVNRSASIVFMYLVRNKLIPGDNYKESQNAFWEIYPDHSPNPGWKEFLIKNYPYNF
- a CDS encoding IS3 family transposase; this translates as MSKNLTINQWIFIIGIYKEDGLMKAVNEYKQLTGKTTKNCYIQRVIKSKVFLLDNKGMNALIRTKGSGRPKSRDDSDIPSIIDELNEDEKREIIESWIKEQRDKRNKNSLDSFCHLRKHLIPKILKFHRTSYYKAKVTRKYKYDHLREQVESIFNLSKKIYGSRKIAVILNEQGVDISDRTLRHYMFRWGLITLTRRKKRKAESKNTNVRYKDLVKRNYNPDVDNIIATDVSYIPANLKERNIYLSAAINHKTKYIESWKLSAINDNQLVIDTINNLNRTEFIFHSDHGAQYSSKSVLATLKKVRAKTSMGRVGNSLDNREIEYFFGCLKGEYLNHINTKQMNIKDITKHISWYINWYNNERIQKNLNWKTPASAAGVNVQV
- a CDS encoding type II toxin-antitoxin system PemK/MazF family toxin, yielding MINKIHDNKIFDNLSISKDVLISGNKNKHGDFDSDFLKTRPAVVLSNFKYNSKGESVLLVVPLTTKTTYKKLQNSFRSPFNALKKPSFLMWDSVMKVKTNQVQFIYSIGGKMIDLSNSAKKYIFKEGNQKLLNWINL
- a CDS encoding DUF2130 domain-containing protein produces the protein MELNFLCPKCGQTITEKDFDQSEQSLKHLHEFFNSKENIYKEELSKEIKKSFDKQKQLELDSLKTTIESSYIEKVTKLENTIQNLSQESENKLALSVKETENKYIKIITDLEASLKNLQTESESKISLTEKNIEAKYLQQLADLNQQIELLKSESTSKISIAQKEVENKYIQQISELTAQLDKVKTQSQNELETLESKIKLTNQELLNSKNLEIEKLKNELASIEDKSKLASKELIENYRQEYENKLAIANAEITELKISNAQNKVIQNKTKGENFEHDVEGELRKVFVNDIIEKINDATKKADFRHTIKEDGQVMGKIIYEVKNAEWKNTWEKKLTEDMAREESKYGILVATSFNDQYRGIPFKVSDQNPNIFLTDADSFTFVGNIVRMLIRTENKLIEKYKDGNQSEKIKEFNNWRDTSFIAFSKMLEDQFKRIEQSESSITLKINDIRIARQKIVGQWLKVVKTFIEGMNI
- a CDS encoding P-loop NTPase fold protein, whose protein sequence is MTKTDWLLKIIQDYFAKKNNTNSIAIHGDWGTGKSSYMDLLKKEIAHYVEDTLTYKIDLWSLELHEDNFLYMVIVEFFKCLSINPSNDKLIKSIPKFLLSTISNITKIDFNKFTEKNDDKIIENLNSKNDLENNFKTISKTIDSGNNNYVFIFDELDRCSKENQIKFFSILYNILFKLKNTKIFFLVSANFKKVSKIDYDKTYTEKFFDINISIEKLVDFDNTFINGDKLITDFIKHVYSDINDFRFFEKTLNLIKSFILEDDLDKIFFLHLRILKYKNREVFNEICNSLKVKFLSNLSYICSKIKFGYFDGYWEGYSTFIEEENKINAKEILKFPLGNEITFDLKAFETYKIPLKIALPFINKKNDNSIKTKDYLEVEITSSGDKKEFINNIHVNNHLLNIDNLSAKFLNYLPLKFNYEDIDSYNNMETIISYVDLID